Genomic window (Castor canadensis chromosome X, mCasCan1.hap1v2, whole genome shotgun sequence):
CCTCCAAAtttcaaaaatctttattttgaaagaatgagagaaataagagAGAGGTATCAATTACCAAGAACAATGACACTGAAGAAAATACAATAAGTACTCTCCCCACATACaacccccccaacccctttcACCATCCCCGgcacaataattttaaaaccatCAAAGCACATTTAACAAGGAGAAACAGCAGTATGTGATGAAGAAAGCAGATTTCCATACTGCTCAGTCCAACTAACCCATGTCAAATGTCCTTCCCCTAGCTAAACTCCACCTACTGGAATGATAAAGAGGTGTAGAAGAGACAACTTGGGGTGATTTGGACTTTGTGTACCTTAGCAAAGTTCAGCGAAAGAATCAGTAGGAACAGGATCTATTTGGCAGGGAAACACTGGATACAGCAACTCTGTGACATTTCAGATTGGTGTTTGGGATTCAGACTTGTAACAGGACCAGTCCCTCAGCTGCAACAGTGGAGCAACTGTCAAATCCTAGATGACTACTGAGAATAGTGCAAGTGAGGCAGCTTTGGGCTTAAGAAAACCAGAAGATGTCCAGTAACAAGGTTACTGCTTCAGTTTCAACCTGTTAGCAAAAGAGCTTAGTAGGTTGGGCTCAGGCAAAGGCAAAGTGAAACTTCCTATTTTATCACTCAAAGAACTATACTGTTGGCTGCATATATCCCTTGTTTTAATTAAACTCAATATGAAGTTTTTAGAACTTAAACAACTGTTGAAGTAGAGGCTAATTAATTTTACATATGACCCTATGCTTTAAATTAAAGTAATTCTTTTCCTAAAGTGGTGAGTTTAAGTTTCCAGCTTAATGTAGAGAGGAATCCCTCCCCACATGGGAATAAGTCACTTGTTTTATATGAGAAGTAGAATTCTCTTTCTAGGAGGTTTATTTTAGTGTACCTTTGCTGGAATCAATGTACAAAGGGAAGGATACCTGTGCAGGATTAGTTCAAGATCAGAGCCTTCTccacacatgtgtgtgtacacacaaacacacacacacaataattaaatacattttcccACACATAATCTCACAGTCACATGCTTGCTGGAGTCCTTCTCACAAATACACTTCAATAGTAGCCGTATACATGTACATGCAGCAAGATGTGAGCGTTGCTCCAAAGTGATTAAAGGTAGTACACATTTAAATGTCAATGTGAGGAGATCATTTTAGGGTATAGATGGACACAAGCCGATTAACTTTGCAGATTATATGTTTCTCTTTTCCCCAAgataaataaatcaaatgaaaaacacacacagacatcttCCTGGGTGTCATGGAGGCAACTGCCTGGAAGGTCCACTTTTTGCACTTCCACATTCTTATGACACCTTCACTTTGCCCTGTGGGGCCTTCTCATATAAGGATGGTTGCTCCTCAGCACTGCCTGGCAAGGGCTTCTTCTCAGAAGACCGGTCTTCAGGCTTACGGGCAATCAGCAGGCGGCAGGTGAGCAGGATCCCAAACACCAGAGCATGGGCGTAGCGTTTGAGAGGATCGCCAACCAGCTGGTGAAAGAAGAGCACGGCCAACACCAGCAAGAGCAGGAAGAAGTTGGCCACATCTTTGGGACGCCCAGGCACAAGGGTCATGACGATGCCACAGGCAACTTCAAGGGCACCAATACTTTTTCGGAGGAGAATGGAATTGATGCCCATTTTCTTCAGCAGAGGGAGGGCTCGGACATAGCTCTTGTAAGCACGTTTCTAGAGTGGGAATACCATAAGGAAATCACTGCATTAACCATGATCTTAACATCAGAacgaaaacacacacacacacaagcagcaGCCTCCTTCCCTTTTCACACTACACAAGGGTATTCCATTTTTCACTTTGTCCCCTAAATAAAAGCCTTgtaattaagatttaaaaaaaaaatcaagaatttctGTGATTTAAAACTTAGTGGTAGCACTGtgatggtttgaatgtttgtgtccctcagAATTTTAAGTGGTTGAAATCCTAACCTCAAGGGCAATGCTGCTAGTTGGTAGGGCCTTTGGGAAATGATTAAACCATAGGGTGGCACCCTCATGAATGAAATTGGTGCCTTTATGAAAGTGGTCCCAGAGAGCTGCTTTGCTCTTTCCACTATTTGACACAGCTAGAAAGCACCATCTATGAACTAGAAAGAGGAGGGCCATCAGACAACAAATCTTgctggcaccttgaccttggccttcccagcctccagatctgtgagaaataaatttctgtttataagCTACCAGTTTATATTTCACTATAGTACTCTGAATGGAGTAAGATAAGCAAACAACAGTAATAAGGCAGAGAACTGGGattcatagttttttttattaagtttctGGCTCTAAATTATAAACACTAAGAACTTAAAAttcagccaggtgccggtggctcacgcctgtactcctagctactcaggagacagaaatcaggaggatcagtttcagagccagccccaggcaaatagtttgggagacccaatcttggaaaaaaacacctatcacaaaaaagggctggtggagtggctcaaggtgtaggccctgagttcaaaccccagtaccacaaaaaaaaaaggacttaaaaCTCATTGGATCCATAAAAACTGGTACATGTTATCCATATCCACTTTTTCTAGTACCTGCTTTGTCCAAATATGTATACTAAATAAAACGAAGCAAGGGAAGGCACAGTATTGTTAATACTCATTAATTTGACCTTCCCTAATTTGCAATCtatgatatttcaaaaaagaactgAGATGGAATTTACATTTTTGTAGAATCTACAAAAATGCTGagcaaatagaaaaattaaaatatatgcaaatgttaGCCCATTATATACCTTTTAAATGTAGCAAGATGAATCTATTCCAATGTTCATTGAGATAAACTTCAGACCTTATAAGACAATACTTTGGCTAGCCTACTTCAAGTTCATTAAgtttaattcaataaatatttattaagctccTACTATGGGTTATGAATTGGAGATAGAGAGATGACTAAGACAGTATCAAAGAGCTCTCAGTCCTACAAGATATGTAACATTATAGgattagcagagtggctcaagtggtagagcgcctgcctagcaagcatgaggccctgagtttaaacccccagtattaccaaaaaaagtgCTAAACAACATTATAAAGCACCCTGGTTAATAGTATTTAATAGATGTCTCTCTAAGATCCAACAGTAGCCCAAAGGAAGACATCATAGGACAGATGAGGGAGTTGCTAGATATATTACAAAGTATAGAATTATATTGACCTTACATACTTCTCACTACTTAGATTGGCCTGATCCTCACTTGGGAGTAAATTGATGAGATTTCAAGTGTCTTATTGTGTTggcttatggattttttttttcattaagaatCCATTCactgtgccaggtgtggtggtgcacacctgtgatctcagcacttggaGTTCAAGGACACCCTGTGCTATATAGttagaacctgtctcaaaataccaaaaacaaaaaaacagaattcaTTTATTGATTCAGTAATTATTAAGTGTCTTCTTGTGATAGGCATTGCACTAAGTACTCTGGAGCAGATATGAATCATGCAAAGTACCCTGCTTTCTTGAAGCTTGAAGCTCGTAAGGGAAAGAGTAGATATGTAAATGCATAAGTACAATAAAGTGCTATCAGTGCTGCCTAAAGTTACTAGGCACAGTAGAGGCACATTAGAGAGAGAGGTTAAATCTCCTTAGAAGGTGACAGAAAATTGGGAGTAGAATTATTTTGGGGTgttggggattgaagccaggaccTTGTGTGTGCTATGCAAATGTTTCACCACTGAACTTGATTTTTggaaacagagtctcactatgtagcccaaacttaattctttttggtggtacttgggtttgaactcagggccttgagccacatccccagctctcaaacaatacaaataaaaactatttacatagcattttcaTTGTATTAGGTATTCTTTGtttgtgtgggactgggatttgaacttggggcttcatacCTGCAAAGCAGACatactatcacttgagccacacctccagtgtatTAGGTATTAGAAGTCCTATGTGGGAGGATAcacataaataatatgtaaatactatgccattttatacaagACACTTGAGCATCCAGGGATTTTGGTATCCTCAGTGAGAGGTCCTAAAACCAATCTTCACCCCACCCCCAGGCACTAGGGGACAGACTATATTATAAGAATCAGGCAGAAAGCCAACTTGACCTCTAAGAAGCATCTGGCTCTTAAACAGTGTTCACATACTCTAGATTTGGAACAAATATTAAGAcatttctctcagttctggaaAAGTGAATGCACCCCTATTTCATGGGTTAATTATTGTGAGTGGCACAAGATAATCCTTTATGAGGACTGTTGAAAGACTTGACGGTTTAGATCCAAAAAAGACTTGGCTTcagatcccagctctgccatcatCTAGTTGGAGATCCATGAGCAAATGATttgacctctctgagtctcattttCTTGAACAGGGTGAACTATGGTGAAGTAAGTGAGGCTACTTGCcacaaggcaccaaaaacattaaTGAAGATAAATAATATCCATGATGtaacaaaacatcaaaatattaaataaagccAGCCTGATTTCACTCACTTGACCTTGGCTCACCTAATTCTTCCTAATCCTATCTCTGTCAGACACTATTTTTGGGGGgtttgattttggatttttgagacacagtcttactatgtagttcaggctggccttgaactcatgaccctcctgcctcagcctcccaagtgctgggattataggtgtatgccaccatgccaggccaaAGACTGACTTTATTTAAAATCTCACCTCATGCTGGTCCATAGCCTATTGCTGAGCATGCTAAAcattagttgtttttatttcctctctcacTTCAGGTCAGATCAGGgatttttcagaaagaaattagGAGAGAGGCTGAACAGTAGGCAGAACCTAGTGAAACCCATGTGGAACAGAGCTGAGCTGAGAGTTACAGGTGGTGAGAAGCTGCTCCTTTCCTCTCACTATTTAACCTAGATACACACCTCCTCTGCACTCTCCTCTGCACTCTGATGATGATAGCAGGGGGGACATTAAGGAAAGAAACGTAGACCCAAGAGACTTCCTTAACACTTGTAAGCAAGGATCATTTGTAATTAGCAACACAAAGTTTCTCAAGGGGGCAATTCCTAAATCTTAAGTGTGAGCTCAGTGATGATCACAGGAGACAAGATGAGTTTCTGTCACTTTTTCAGAGCCAGTTTCCAAATTCTTGCTGAGTGGCTTCTGGAAACTCCTTTTTTTTGGCCTAGGGCTAGCCACTCACCATTCAACAAtggacttttttttattgttgtgctgggggtacattgtggcatttacaaaaatgttcttacaatatatcaaatatttcatagttgaatgcacccctccactgctctcccttatcctccctccccccaaagaATACACTCTTATCTATACTATAGATTTTATTCTGTAGCCTAGGATCAAATTCCAGGTCAAATTTCTATGAGTTCCATGATCTTTTTTCTCTCAATTTGGTGTAACTCCATATTCCTTTTTCAGTTGTTTAGATAACCTCTTAAACTGCAGCTGTGGATATTTTTATGCAGCTGTtgactctttcttcttttctcaagaGGAGACTGAATGGGGATAAGCCATTTCATCAAATCTTTAGTTCAAAGCTGATTGGGTACAGATAGGATCTattctccaggacaccaaagagggAATGTGTACATTGTTAGAGATGAGTCTAAGCTTGGTTGGGTCTTGACATTATAGGAAgccctttattctttctcttgtgAAGTAGAGACATCAAAAGAATCCTACTATTGACAGCCCGATTATTAACACTTGGTCCAGGCCACCTTACTTCTAACAACAGAAGGGTCATGTCTTGAGCCTATGGTAACTAGGTCTCTAAAGACTTTAATTGTATTGATAGTAAGAATAGAGTTGATGGATTCGCTTTCCCAAATGGCTCTCACAATTCACTTTGTtgggtctgttttctttctattgaAATGATGCAGACCCTGAAACCATAGTTTCCTTACAGGGGAAAgaagcaggaaagagaagggtTTAGTCAAAAGTTTCAAATCCTTCCATCAAAGGCaatcatccagcaataccagacccggtattttattatgttatgttttgttgttttgtgacagggtcttgctttgtagcccaggctggcttcaaacttgatccccctgcctccatctccctacaactaggattacaggcatgcaccaccacatctgtctggtactttttttttggtggtactggggtttgaactcagggcttcacgcttgtgaggcaggtgctctaccacttgagtcatgtcctcaGCCCCCTGATACTCTTTAAATGAGCTAAATTCCAATTTTAGTTGTGCCCCTAAATTACCCAGAGAAAATTACTAGGTAGTTGAttacctcagtttctccttttgaaaattaaatgagcatTTTGAAGATTTAGTCAAAAAATCATAGTGCCATACCATCAACTGAggatccctctctttctctcttatggGCGtgcgtgcatacacacacacacacactttatcaTTAATTAACCACACAATTAGAATTCATACCTTTGTAAGCCacagtaattattttaataatttcaatGAATTAAGCAAGCCCATTTGTGTGGTATGAGGACATATGATTCAGACATGAGTCAAAAGCATATGGTGCTTTTCTTCAGttataccttttttctttttgtcatttattcttcATAATACCCCAGGGGCCGTGATCTCATATTAATGACATTAAAGTTGAACAGCTCAAATCTGTCAAATGATACTCATCTTTGATTACAATTTATAACCAACCTAAGTCAGCTAACAAGACAAAATGGGAAGACAGTATAAGTGGTTCGATCCTCTATAGTTCACTTATGCCAATttggtgaaagaaaataaataatcgggctaatgtactgtattatatacttatttaaagtttaaaaatggataaaactaACTTATGTTGTTAGAAGTCAGGACAGTGAATATCCCTGGGAGGGTAGTAACTTGAAAGGGCATGAAGGAAGGTTGCTGGGGTACTGGTCATGTGTGATTCTTATAGTGgaatattctgaaattttcttgAGCTGTACAATTATGTACATGTTTCAGTATATGTGTTTTACTTCAATAAAACTTATAGAGAAAAATCCTATGAAAGCAGAAGAGAGTACTGacaaggactgggggcatggctcaagtggtagagtgcaagtcttcctgagttcaatccctagtaccatgtaataaaaaaaacaagcaagaaagaAGGCAAAAGAGGGACActgacaaaaatatattttggctAAAAATCTCAGCCTGGTTGCTATCTTAGACCATAAAGCCTACATAAGTGTTGCAAAATTTGCTGACTCATGTATGGATTTCCTAAAtctcttaagggaaaaaaaagccacTGATGAATCATAGAACATTGACTAAATGTAATAAACTCATCCCATGTTTAATTGCCAAATATCCATATGAATGATAAACATCTTTTAAGCAACTCCACCTTCCATTGTCATTTAATGCCCTTCTGAAGAGAACACTGGCAAACCTGGTCCTACTAACCAAAGGGGACCCTTCCCCATTGCATCTTAGTCAGGCTTCTACTGCTAGTCAAAGCTGCTCTGAAACAAATTCAGCTGTTGGCCATTCTGGGTCTCCAAGCTCCCTGACATGGCTTCAAAGTGTAGCTTAGCTTGTGATGGCTGGCTGTGTGACCTAAGCAAGGTCTTTTCATCTCAGGGTCTGTTTCCTCTCTAAGGGAATAAATACACTGGACCTCCTCTGACAAGTCAGTGTACAGCATCAGTGAGTTACTACCTTAGTACCTACTTAGAAAACAATTAATGGTAGTGATTGGAAACATAAAAAGATTGCCTGTGAATATTAAACTGCCCAAACATGTTGGTAGTGTTTCCCCAGGGTTAAAACAAACAGGAAGGCATTCAACTATAGGTAACTAAACCAATCAAATCAATAAACTTTCACTATGAGGGAATGCAAAAAATTAGACTTGTCCTGTCATCCTCAGGGCCAAAATCTTTTGGCTTCTTTGTGTCaggattttgttgttttcttaccATCCCATATGTGGCCTCCTATGCTTTTGTACCACTGctacaaaaaaactgaatataaaTTTATGTTCTCAGTCACTGCACAGGAAACTGCTTAGCAGCACCTGTAAGTGCTATCTCCCAATTCAAGTGAACTAATGAAGGCATTTCATCAAGGGAGTGGCCAATTGTGTTAGGTTCACTTGAAATCTAGAGTTCTCCACAATCATAATTGCTTACTCTGGAGGAGGTATGAGACAACACATACAGAATGGACTATGCAGAAATTCATCTGCAAATTCTGCATGGAATCCACTGTgtaagtagatttttcaatatctgatTGCATAAAGGTCTGTACATGGGGGTCACATAAAAATAGCATCTTGTTCCTCTAAATAATTGATTTCAATCCCTTAAATTGACCATTCAAATTAGGTAGAAACCACTACATAAAATAGAATCAATTACCATCATCACCTCACCAAAAGTGTTTCTTGAAACACCTACTATGGGACAAGCACTGTCCCAGACAATTTCATATGCCATCTCAGTCAATATTTACAACCTTCTGAAGTAGAAATTACGAGAAACAGAGACACCAGGAGTGCCAGGACTCAAACCCAAGACTTTAGGAATCTAAAGCCTGTACTCTTTCCACTAACATTCTGGTTTCTCTagcagagacaggagaaaagTTCATAGTGATTTACTTAGCTTTCAGCAGTGATTCTTCATGGAAAGGATAACACCAAAGCATAATGCAGGTAGTTTTAgaacaagaaaaaatagaaaagcaaaaaaaaaaaaaatctaaatttgaaaaactggttccaaagtaaaacaaaaccccaaaatataGACTAGGGAGTTAAACTGGTACAAAAGGAGTAAAAATATGCCAGGTAGTTTCAAGAATTAGTTATAGGTTGTGGCATCCAAAAAACCCAGTAGTTTTAACCGTTAATGATGTATCTACTGGGAGTACTGAGCTATAGACTTGGCTTCTACTCTCTGTTCCAGCAACAGCTTACCCTATGGTCATAAGTCACTAAACTCTTGTGCTTCAGTTTATCTATCATTAAGATACCTACCTATAGAAATGCTTTAAACAACAAATACTCTTAAAACAACTCTTTGAGTTCTTATAAGAATGCTACTGCAGCCCAAACATAATTAACACCATCAATGCAGATGAATCACTcctaaatggaaaatagaaaatctaaGATAATCATCCATCTGATCTAGCATTGGGGCTCTTAGGGCATGTTGCCCCTTCTAAGAAATAACTCTTGAACTGCATCATCAAGAACAAACCAGAAAAATCTGAACGATggtgactagccaaggcaatgctaCAGTGAGtcattcattcacccatccattCCACAAATATATTTCGAGCACCTTCTTTGCACCAGAACTGAAATGGCTCCTGCCCCTATTTCCAATGGGCTCAAGAATAAAGCTGGACCAAGCCTAGGTACTATGCAGGTGGGCCCTATGCCAGAAAGTCATCTCTAGCTTATGGTCTGATGATCAATGCAGAAGGGGACCCTGGAAGGCAGCAGGGTGAAAATCCTCTTCAAGCTTCATACCAGGGTGACATCTCCCTCCCAGTTAGACAGTTTTTCCATCCCATCCAGATGCCCCTCAGCACAGAAGCacagaagtatgtgtgtgcattatGACCACACACGGGTTCTGCCCTGTTCTATTAGATTAGAACTATTTAAATATGCCCCTGTGCATGATATGAAATCttcatgtgtgtttcttttttctttcattaggcTACAACAGACAGCTCTACTCCCTAGGAGGAATCTACTCTAAATTCCATTTGTGGCTGGTCCTCCTCATGAGTTCCTGCCAAGCTGGTGGGAAGCTTCCCGGTGACTCCATCTTAGTTGGATTGCCTGCAGAGCCTAACACTGCACTTGGGGTGCAGCTTGGGGGCCTCTAAAGCAGCTGAGCAAGCTCTGGAGGGTAGGGAGTATAGAGAAGAAGGGTATTATGACCCTAAGGAAAGGGAAAGCTTAAAAATACCtatcatgcacacatacacacgaaTACAttaatacatgtacatatgaaaaGTAAAGCAAGAACACACCCATTTATTTGTAATCCAACACTAAACTACTACAGACAAGATAAAAACATAGTGGTATTTCCCCTCCACCCTTTTCCTCTATTCCAACCTCTTCAAGCCCTTTGGTGGCTTTGGCTACCTTCATCCTACCCCCTTTCCCGATGCAGGCTGCCTTGGACACTTATTTTGACCTGATTTCAATTCCATCTGGTCAAACATgctgggaggaggaaaagggaaaggagaaacaCGTTAGGAGTTGCCACTGGAGCTAGACCTAAGCCCTTGTGTCCCAGCCACCTTCCCCGACCCCagggtgggaaggaagaaatggaaagcTCTTGCCAGAGCTGCCTGCAAATATTTTCCAACCATCTACAATTTGCCAGTCTTCATCCTCACGTTGAGGGGTCCTGGGAAGCTCTGCAGTGGGCTCTAGGAGAGCAATTAATTCCTCCCTACCTCAGCCCTAACAGGGAGTCCCTCttgcctcttttctctttcccttaggTTCCTCTCCTAGGTTCATTTCCTTGTTGACCTTCACAGCCCAGTAACGTGCTCCCTCCCATTACTAGCAGTCTGGCAAAGGTTTCAAGAAGCAGATTCCCTTTAGCTGGGGCAGGGAAATGAGGAGGTAAAGTGACAGAAAGAGAGGCGAGAGACCGAAAGTGCTGGAAACATCCCTTGCCATCTCCTAGTACTCCTCAACATAAGAGCAAGTCCTCATCACACCCAACTGAGGAAAGCAGCCCAGCCCCCAGGTTGCAGAGCTGTTTCGGCCAGTCACCTTTGGTGATTCCAACTCTGCAGAGGGGAAAACCTGCAGAGGGCCTGGCCCTGGCAGGAGGGAGGCAAGGTGGGGATTGCAGAGTAAACgttttgcagaagagaaagggCAGGCTTTGCTGATATTGTAGGTTAGCctacacataaaacaaaataaaacaaaacattcgCCTCTCCCTCGAGGGAAGGGACAGAAGCAGGAGCTCAGTGACCTTTATTTGGGCCAAGACTGCTTTGTCTTCAAGGTCCAGATTCTACACAGGCGGCTAGAGGAATACTACAGGCTCTGCACCTGGGATGAGGAATACCTAGCCAGCCCCTACAAATTGCTGGTCTTAGTAGCCCATTCTCCCCAGCTCTTCCACTCTTCTTCCTTTGTTCCTCCCTAAAATAAACTCTCCAGTTTGCTAAACTCTTAGCTCCAAGGAAAGGACTCAGACTTGAGAAGACTGGTGGCCCGGACTTTGGGTGTGTgctgggaagaggaaagggctcCTGCCAGTGACCTGTGCTATGCAGGTCTCAGCTTTCTGGTTTACTTGGGGCTGGGGGTCCTCTCTGGGCAGCCCCTCCCCCAACTGGCATTCAGTGGCTCCAAAACAGTTGCTGCCGGCATAGCCCACAAATGAAATCGTGAAATCGCTCTTGGCCAGCTGCTCCTTCCCAGCAGCAAAGTTGTTGGAGAGAAGGGAGGGtccggggtgggggtggaggttaAGGGAATGGGACCGGAGacggagaaagaaagaaggggggagGTACTCGCAATCCCACGGGGGTGCGCTCCTCATCACCCGTTTACTTCACTTACCATCTCACTGTAGGCATCCTTGCTGAGCCTGGGGGTCAACTTGATAGTCCCCATGAAAACAAAGAAGAGTCCCAAGG
Coding sequences:
- the Tmem35a gene encoding novel acetylcholine receptor chaperone yields the protein MASPRTVTIVALSVALGLFFVFMGTIKLTPRLSKDAYSEMKRAYKSYVRALPLLKKMGINSILLRKSIGALEVACGIVMTLVPGRPKDVANFFLLLLVLAVLFFHQLVGDPLKRYAHALVFGILLTCRLLIARKPEDRSSEKKPLPGSAEEQPSLYEKAPQGKVKVS